Proteins from a genomic interval of Aspergillus flavus chromosome 7, complete sequence:
- a CDS encoding protein required for meiosis (cytosolic regulator pianissimo): MASGYNSTFSTTSTQHRAAGDGRSYSSLDDGSVDGSWPGVASRSGRNARSESGGSATIGFRAAPSLAPSSGSGGPGSFSSELKSMKTSRSTTPRPDTTFRRRGSSNVEPDDLSSTEERQAAIRNKIAKEMKIKTGTENMLEALLAKNPKQTKEQRLKVESELSSSNRKLAELHHELEEELLRAQAPSTPPRSRLSSLFQGSSMRSPSRSNVELDEGQLEDGEAEMESPTYVLAETLQALEIEGMSPDYYVERANSLVELFKRHPTLKYDLAWSVFGLRVQVMLLSDNKEVVAAGYRLTRYAIADRKSLQIIRSLHTDELVILSLVKESKASIEREQALKFVRAFLDVKDGVREISRAVVRTIVSVAEHYEDRLRNISIMTLAEILVKEPELIAYAGGFATLHDALAEGTFGASESLIASFLHVLDTPQSRKHLRGGTELEAVLAPFTDSLADSVRNGRLKSAAKAISAMLKTWPGLVVLARNGGKPLQSLLESLHYPDSQARDLIMELLFDALRIKPPSWSSSFLAGRRLTTYGRVSNLRSETDTKQYRGYYDDNESKFDLTAHFSTLILATLVDAGLSKALSELIEDEEDQSLRRKATLLLTEVLKLAQHSLPQDISSKLQVLPHLLPAAIKFDVDNHDVSMATIYQIESINRTLARSIGFSNGAGRYSVDVDISASLLSSDQSKDRLSPTMDETQFRNAILETHVLNTVNYLKWKWDLIHRIVEGPLTNPKRLDEAIKGSKFMKRLMGFYRPFKYRFSMLPNTKPNQRYVRTGCALMRTLVSIPEGTKYLAENKFLRQVAECLAQVDRMSGLTSSSPLFSREQMANTLSGGYFALLGTLTGDANGLAMMERWHMLNMFYHIIELRDRDDLIQTLLGNMDYTQDSHLRVMLSKALTTGSKDIRIFATKLLRKYAVGNVPLSPQMAIGNADWVVKLLVTQLYDPDVSVCQMAVKILEEACNHRDYLEFVVKCRPSLDHLGEIGAPLLLRFLSTSVGYHYLDGLDYITQEMDDWFLGRNDAYVGLVEAALSRAYVDQPRRGSFVPEDLVDLQDIGLVPPHFYRELARTAEGCKLLEQSGHFSEFAWTIRDFSLNEEDTEVLLKVKGCLWAVGNVGSMELGAPFLEPDIVERIVKIAESAEVLTMRGTAFFVLGLISRSRHGLRVLRDFGWDSAFDQKGNSLGLCLPTDFKKLFLVDFPSHSRNRESKRISQDKFKEATTDPDSTNQKILKLIVDMGNTVLSKRAAADLHRYIMRRSHIMPYNTE; the protein is encoded by the exons ATGGCGTCCGGATATAACTCAACGTTCTCGACGACGTCGACCCAGCATCGTGCTGCGGGAGATGGGCGATCATACTCCAGTCTTGATGATGGCTCTGTGGATGGCAGTTGGCCGGGGGTCGCTTCGAGGTCGGGGAGAAATGCTCGATCGGAGTCTGGAGGTAGTGCGACCATCGGCTTTCGGGCAGCGCCGTCGTTGGCCCCTTCGTCCGGGTCCGGGGGGCCAGGTAGCTTCAGCTCTGAGCTAAAAAGCATGAAAACATCACGGAGCACAACGCCGCGGCCCGATACTACGTTCAGGCGAAGAGGAAGCAGTAACGTCGAGCCCGACGACTTGTCAAGTACCGAGGAGCGCCAGGCTGCGATCCGAAATAAGATTgcgaaggagatgaaaaTTAAAACAGGCACGGAGAATATGCTCGAGGCATTGCTGGCCAAGAACCCGAAACAAACAAAGGAGCAGAGATTAAAGGTGGAATCGGAGTTGAGCTCGTCGAATCGAAAGCTCGCCGAACTCCATCATGAACTGGAGGAGGAACTACTACGTGCGCAGGCGCCGTCCACTCCTCCACGGAGTCGCCTATCGTCTCTGTTTCAGGGTAGCTCCATGCGTTCACCCTCTCGCAGCAATGTGGAGTTGGACGAGGGTCagctggaggatggagaggcGGAAATGGAGTCACCGACATATGTGCTTGCAGAGACGTTACAGGCACTGGAGATTGAGGGCATGTCACCAGACTACTATGTTGAGCGTGCAAATAGCCTTGTTGAACTCTTTAAACGACACCCCACCTTGAAGTATGACCTAGCCTGGTCTGTCTTCGGTTTGCGCGTTCAGGTCATGCTTCTAAGTGACAACAAGGAAGTCGTGGCAGCTGGTTACAGGTTGACTCGCTATGCCATTGCGGATCGAAAATCCCTCCAGATCATCCGTTCATTACACACAGACGAGCTGGTAATCTTGTCTCTTGTCAAAGAGAGTAAAGCAAGTATTGAGCGTGAACAAGCCTTGAAATTCGTCAGGGCTTTTCTAGATGTCAAGGATGGTGTGCGTGAAATCTCGCGCGCGGTAGTGCGGACTATTGTCTCTGTTGCTGAACATTACGAGGATCGCCTCAGAAACATTTCGATCATGACCCTCGCCGAAATTCTAGTCAAAGAGCCAGAACTCATTGCCTATGCTGGTGGCTTTGCGACATTGCATGATGCCCTAGCAGAAGGGACATTCGGAGCTTCCGAGTCTCTGATAGCCAGCTTTTTGCATGTACTTGACACTCCACAAAGTAGAAAACACCTGCGAGGAGGGACCGAGCTCGAAGCTGTTCTTGCACCCTTTACCGATTCACTGGCCGATAGTGTTCGCAATGGCCGGTTAAAGTCTGCAGCTAAAGCTATATCGGCAATGCTCAAGACGTGGCCGGGCTTAGTAGTCCTCGCAAGGAATGGTGGAAAACCTTTACAGTCGCTCTTGGAATCTTTGCACTACCCCGATTCGCAGGCCAGAGATCTGATCATGGAGCTACTGTTTGACGCCCTAAGAATCAAGCCACCGTCgtggtcttcatcttttcttgcGGGTCGACGGCTCACAACTTATGGCAGAGTTTCAAATCTTCGGTCAGAGACAGACACAAAACAATACCGTGGGTACTACGACGACAATGAGAGTAAATTTGACTTAACAGCACACTTCTCTACTCTCATCCTCGCGACCTTAGTGGATGCAGGATTGTCCAAG GCGCTCTCTGAGCTCatcgaggatgaagaggatcaGTCTCTCAGACGTAAAGCAACATTGCTCCTGACTGAAGTTCTAAAGCTAGCCCAACACTCTCTGCCACAGGACATCAGCTCCAAACTCCAGGTCCTTCCACACTTATTGCCCGCTGCAATCAAATTTGATGTTGACAACCATGATGTTTCCATGGCCACAATTTATCAGATCGAGAGCATAAACAGAACCTTGGCCCGTTCTATTGGTTTCTCGAATGGGGCCGGCCGATATAGTGTGGATGTTGATATCTCCGCCTCTCTTCTGTCGAGTGACCAGAGCAAAGACAGACTGAGCCCTACAATGGATGAAACTCAATTCCGCAATGCCATTCTAGAAACGCATGTCTTGAACACAGTGAATTACTTAAAGTGGAAATGGGATCTTATCCACCGCATAGTCGAGGGGCCCCTGACGAACCCCAAGAGGCTAGACGAGGCGATCAAAGGGTCGAAGTTCATGAAGCGACTCATGGGATTTTATCGACCTTTCAAGTATAGATTCTCCATGCTTCCGAataccaaaccaaaccaacgCTATGTTCGAACAGGTTGCGCACTGATGCGCACCCTAGTCTCCATTCCCGAGGGGACAAAGTATTTGGCTGAGAACAAATTCCTTAGGCAGGTTGCGGAATGCCTTGCTCAAGTAGATCGTATGAGCGGACTGACGTCCTCATCGCCTCTCTTCTCACGAGAACAGATGGCTAACACATTGAGCGGGGGGTATTTTGCCCTGCTAGGCACATTGACCGGCGATGCCAATGGGCTTGCTATGATGGAGCGGTGGCACATGCTCAACATGTTTTACCATATTATTGAACTGCGAGATCGAGACGATCTCATACAGACTCTTTTGGGCAATATGGATTACACACAGGACAGCCATCTGAGAGTTATGCTATCTAAGGCTCTCACGACGGGCTCGAAGGATATTCGTATATTCGCGACTAAGCTGCTCCGGAAATACGCAGTGGGGAATGTTCCGCTCTCTCCACAGATGGCCATAGGCAATGCAGACTGGGTTGTCAAGCTTCTTGTCACTCAGCTGTACGATCCTGACGTGTCTGTATGCCAGATGGCTGTGAAGATTCTCGAAGAAGCATGCAACCATCGAGACTATCTCGAGTTTGTGGTCAAATGCAGGCCATCCCTAGACCACCTGGGTGAGATTGGCGCACCCCTGCTCTTGCGCTTCTTATCCACCTCAGTAGGCTACCACTATCTAGATGGACTCGACTACATCACGCAAGAAATGGACGATTGGTTTCTGGGCCGGAACGATGCGTATGTGGGTCTAGTGGAAGCTGCTCTATCACGAGCTTACGTCGATCAGCCGCGAAGAGGCAGTTTCGTTCCGGAAGATCTTGTCGATCTGCAGGACATCGGGCTGGTCCCACCGCATTTTTACCGAGAGCTGGCTCGAACAGCGGAGGGCTGcaagcttcttgagcaaTCGGGTCATTTTAGCGAGTTTGCTTGGACCATCCGCGATTTCAGTCTGAACGAGGAAGACACCGAGGTTCTGCTCAAAGTCAAGGGCTGTCTTTGGGCCGTTGGGAACGTTGGCTCCATGGAATTAGGCGCCCCGTTCCTCGAGCCAGATATCGTCGAGCGCATAGTTAAGATCGCTGAAAGTGCTGAGGTTCTAACGATGAGGGGAACCGCATTCTTTGTCCTTGGTTTGATCTCCCGCAGTCGACATGGTCTCAGGGTACTGAGGGATTTTGGTTGGGACTCTGCTTTCGATCAGAAGGGAAATTCTCTAGGCCTGTGCCTCCCCACTGATTTCAAAAAACTGTTTCTG GTGGACTTCCCTTCACATTCTCGAAACCGGGAATCCAAACGCATATCTCAAGACAAGTTCAAGGAAGCTACCACCGATCCAGATTCCACCAACCAGAAAATCCTAAAGCTCATTGTTGACATGGGTAACACCGTCCTATCCAAGCGAGCGGCGGCGGATCTTCATAGGTACATAATGCGTCGTTCTCATATCATGCCATATAATACAGAATAA
- a CDS encoding 40S ribosomal protein uS11 (40S ribosomal protein S11) — protein MAPKQKTAAAKENVTLGPLAGDGKLVFGVARIFASFNDTFVHVTDLSGRETICRVTGGMKVKADRDESSPYAAMLAAQDVAARCKELGINALHIKIRATGGNGTKTPGPGAQSALRALARSGMRIGRIEDVTPTPSDSTRRKGGRRGRRL, from the exons ATGGCCCCCAAGCAGAAGACCGCTGCCGCTAAGGAGAACGTCACTCTCGGCCCTCTGGCCGGAGATG GCAAGCTCGTTTTCGGCGTTGCCCGTATCTTCGCCTCCTTCAACGATACCTTCGTCCACGTCACCGATCTGAG TGGTCGCGAAACCATCTGCCGTGTCACCGGTGGTATGAAGGTCAAGGCTGACCGTGACGAGTCTTCTCCTTACGCTGCCATGTTGGCTGCTCAGGATGTTGCTGCCCGTTGCAAGGAGCTCGGTATCAACGCTCTCCACATCAAGATCCGTGCTACCGGTG GTAACGGTACCAAGACCCCCGGTCCCGGTGCTCAGTCCGCCCTCCGTGCTCTTGCCCGTTCCGGCATGAGAATCGGCCGTATCGAGGACGTCACCCCCACTCCCTCCGACTCTACTCGTCGCAAGGGTGGTCGCCGTGGTCGTCGTCTCTAG